One Drosophila subpulchrella strain 33 F10 #4 breed RU33 chromosome 2R, RU_Dsub_v1.1 Primary Assembly, whole genome shotgun sequence genomic window, TCTCCTTGCCCATGGTGCTCATCTAAGGAAATCCAGGGAGATAACCGTGAGATTACATTACACAATCTAATAATCGTCACTAATATTTTTTACACATGAACATGGGTATTATGCATGGAATGTACAGTCGAACTTCTCTAACTGTATGTTTCTGAAAGTCGAACTATTTGTAGCGCCAATAGAGATTAGGATCACAATTACACCTATattatatttctatatttagAAGTATTTAGCACAGCAAAAAAAGGGATTATGTATGGATCGATTGTATTTCAACTTTTTTTAACAAGAAACTTGATGTTAAGTAAGGTTTTCCAACTGGCTTTTAGATAATTTATCCTgttattaaacttttttaggGATATTTTAATTTCCAGTAGAGAATATACGGTTTATTAGTTCGAGTTATAGAAGTTCCACCATGGTATACTATGTATTTGGGTAGTTCGCGATCGGAAAACGCACAGCCAAAGGCATCTTGTTAAAACACCACCACAGTCCGAGTAGAATTTTCGAGGATTGCCCGCTTAGTCGGTGCTTTTAGTGGCTGTAACTAGCTGGGTAACCCGGTGCGGAACAGACTGCAGCATCGCCGGACGGAGGGCATGTTTTATATTCATGGCcggcacactcacacacacgcaaCAGACACACCCGGATTGGAAGGCGAGAACATATAGTTATGGAACATGGGACACAACACTGGGACTCCGATCACTGGGCGATTATAATACCTCACGGCGGCGGATGATTTGATTTGATACGATCTCGGCACTGCCTGCATTGCCcattgcatttgcatttgcacTTGGAACGGTTCTAATCGCGACTGATTCTGATTTTCCGGGGGATACGGTTTTCACATTCTCCAGATGCTTCTTCGTTCTTCGTGCTTCCTCTTCGCTTTCCATTTGTAACGGTAGCGGTTCGTTATCAACAATCGCTATAAGGCCGTAGAGCCATCGGAAGAGCTGATAGCGCATCAGGACCTGGAGCAGGCTCCTCCAGAGCCAGTGGAATCCCTCGTTCAGCATGGCCGCACCTGCTGCAAACTCGATCGATGGTCTACGGAATGCCAGGAATTTTACGAACGCCGCAATCTCAAATGGAGCATTAAACGAATATGTACTTTATAATCGCGGTAATCGTTCACACAAAAACACATTCGCTCACACAGGGGCGTTGGCCAGGGGgggttttattatattatggGGCAATATATCACCTAAGCTCATGATTTTTCAGTTGCATTCTTACTGACATGTGGCGCCTACGTGAGTTATGGATTTTCACGATTAGCCGACCTTATCAACATTGAATTTTCACTAGCAGGTCAGggaattaaaatactttttgcACACATCAAGttcacagacagacacacacacatccaCATCCTCGCATATGTAGGTCAATGAATTGCACTTGGTTGCCGGTAGGTGGCCTTAGAATACTTATTTATAGTTGATTTTTTTAGGAGTCCCGAATTTAGAACACAACAAATGTGCCCCATGTGAGAGTAATCTGTGGTTTTTCTTCGTATCTCATAAAAACTTATCTGCCCCCTTTTCATTCACATTCACGCTCGGGAAAATGGTTTATTTTCATGGGTAtgcaaaatatttgtttacttTATATTTATAACCCGTTTATTTGAATGATTTTTCGTACTTATTGGGCTGTGATGAAGCTGCGAAATTGAACTTTACGTTAGCAGCCGAAATTCTCGGGCAATTGCTTCGATTCTATTAAGCTCAAGGTGACCTTTGAAGTTTTTGTGGTCATCAGCTGGTTACGCGCTGAAAACAGCCCCCAACAACAACGGACAACGAAGCttgtaaacaaaaaacagcTGGCTGTTTTTATTTACACTCAATCTGCCAGTATGCCACTATTTACGCGGAACTCCGATAGATAGTTGgtgttattatttatttagcgGCAACTTAAAGTTCTCACATGACTCTTTTAATTGAAACCGATACTGTACATCTTGTGATAAAGCAATTAATTGAGAAACATTTGGTTAAATTGGCGAGTCGATAAACACATGCAGCTGTGGTGAGTTTTTCTAAGGTGGTGTTATCGATAAATCAACAGGTTCCTCTTGCGGCACCTGCAAAATCCTTCCACCTTGCTAGAGATGGACCGGGATGGTTGTTTGTgcttaaaaatattgtatggccctttttatttgttaaattcACTGtgtctttaaaataaaaatatagttcttaaataaattaaatattataaatcaaaatagttataaatattttttcaaaattcatttTGATTCGTCTTATTGTGCCATCTCTAGAAGTGCATTCTCAGCTTTCTTGGGTGGGAAAAATTCAAAGGTTTCCAATTTCATTCATGTAAAGTACAACCAAGAAGGGATTGTAGAAGTCATGGAACCGACGATCAAGCAAGAAATCAAAGTCGAGAACCAGGAGGAAGGGGCCATCAACGAGGATGAGGCCACTCCGCTACGGGAAAGTACAGGACAGACTCCGCCGCACGCTTTTGCGACAGGAGCTGCGGTGGTGGGGTGCGGTTGGGACAGTGATCCGGAGGACGATGGCCTCGGACACCGCTCGGCGCCTCCGACACCTGGCGCACAACTAGAGGCGCCTCGCACTCCGGGTGCCAATCTAGAGCCGCTTCTAGGAGCAATCGAACCGAAGGCTGAGCCGGTGATCAAAGAAGATGCTGATAACCAAGTGCTGGACGacatactggcagatcccttCGATATTGTTCCTCAGGCTACATTGACAGCCTCGACGTCCCCGGCGGATGTAAAGCAAACTGTGAAATTGGAGTCGGTTGAGGTGGCCACCCATTTTACGAGCCGAGGCGTCCTGGACGACATGGATCTGTGCAGCCTCGACGACTCCAAGGAGCTGGTGCCAGACAAGCCCCAAGGAACCCGGCCAGTCGTCGAGCAACAAGATCCGATGTCAGAGAATGAACTTTATGCCAAGCAACGTGAGATCCTTAAAGAACTGGGCAAGCATGACATCAAGGAAAACAGCAAGGAAAATAGCGAGGGAAACGGCAGggaaaagaagaagaaaaaaaagcaCAAGAAGGATCGCTCCCATCGCTCGAACAGAGATCAGGATGAGTCCAGGAAGCGGAAACGAAGCGGCAGTTCGGAGGACGAGGGCGCGAAGGAGAAGCACCATGGCGACCGTCGTGGGCGCAAGCATCGCATTAAGACCGAAAAGCCAGATGAAGAATTGGACTACGTCCCTGTTCGCCCCGATGAGAAGTCCATTCGGCCGGTTAAGTTCTCTAATCTTAGCGAGCGTCCACCGCCGCAGGATGAACTGAATACTAATAATCTGTCCAAGGCTGACAAGCGTAATCTGGCCGTGGCACGGGCGGAGTTGGTGCTGGAACTGTTCGAGAAGAAGGCCAACAAGGAGGTGGCAGAAGAGTTCCACGTGGTGGACACCATCTGCAAACTGCCTGTGAATGACTCCTTTAGAAACCAAGGTTGCTTCGAGAATCCCTCGCCCATATGCAACAACATGAATGTGGTCTACGAGTTCAACTCCACGCCCGGAACCCGAATCGATTTGGCTAAATGGGGCCTAGAAGGAGTGCCCCAGGCTACTGGGAAGCTGCTCCGCCTACTGGGCATCGATGTGGCGCGCCTGAAGCAAATTCAGAGCACGGCCAAGCCATCGCAGCGTATACTCAAGCTGAAAAAGGAGAAGCTCGAACAGGGCTTGGAGCCAACGGAGGAAGTTGACACGGCCACGCTCTACAAGAATGCAGCCACTCAAACGGAACGCAGGACTGCCACCCACGATGCGGGCACACAGGTTCGCTTGGAAAGCCAACTGAAGGGGGCCTTCTGGCAGGATCCGAAATTTGACCCAATGAATTTGACACAGCACCAGTCGAACGTGATGTTAGCCCTGCAGGAGATCTACAAAACCCTGCCTAGCACCGCCGTGGCCGTTCAACTCTACAGGGCACTGCAACCGGCTCTGGCCATCACTCGTGCGGCAGCTCACCAGCATTAACCATTCTcagacatttttttattccaAAGAGCCATGCCAAATGATGCATTCCTTGAGCTCAATGAAGGGATCATAGATTGTAATTGATTTAGTTGTCACAAGTGCCTTTATCAATTGCCTATAAAGGGTCCAACATTGTATTTTCTCAATTATATGTATTTCTCAATCTCTCGCCTAAAGGTAAAGCTATTACCAAACGGCTGTATTAATCGATTAAGTCACCTAATCTCGCGCAATGTATTCTCACTTTCTTTATACAATTAATAAATACACATATGCACATGCATCATACATTTATAACAGGTAGTAAACTCTAATGTGGCTTACAACCAAGACTTGCTAACAAAGTGTCTTTTTCTTAGCGTACCGAGTATACGACTATATCATTGTGTAACCCAAAAGGCAGAGTTCCCACAAAGTCCTCTTGCTATCAGCTAGTTGCATTATAACTAATTTGTAACTAAGCGTAGCTGGCACTAATTGGCCATTCTCATTGGCTGGTTTCACCTAGTAGAGAAGATTGTATCATTTGCGCACTGTAAAGACGAACGGGGCTgattcctcctcctcctgctgtTCCAACAGGGTGGTCCTTATAGTGGTCCGGTGCTCCTGGGCCTCCACATCATCGTAGTCCACTGAGGACGAGCGCAGCAGCTGGAACTGTGAGTTGGAATCGTTTCTGGTGATGATCAGCGAGGCGGGACGGGGTCCTAAAAAAGATATTGGCTTTATAAGTTTAGTTTTTGGTTTGGTGATTGGAAAACATCACCTGATGGCGGCTTGGTTGTTAAGCGCTTGCTAGATCCTTGGGCTTCCGCCTGTCGTTCGGAAACATATTCGACATTTGGCGTTAGTTTGTTGCcattattgttgttattattggtCGCCGCTTGTTGGATCGATACCCGCTTGTCggccttgacgctgccctgctGCTTCAAAATGGAATCCCGACCTGTCGGCTGTTGCACGGAACTGGAGCCGGAGGAGCCCAGCAATGGCGTTGTCATTGCGGCTCCGGCACTCGGCGAGTCGAGTTCTAAAAATCATACGGATGAGGGAGATTTAGTCAGGGAACTAGGGGGATTACCAGCCACGAGAGGTGCTAACCCGGTGAAGTTATAGTAACCAGGTGAATAAAAGCAACCAATTAACTCAGAACAGAGGTTAAAGGCGGAACATAAACACAGATAGAAGCTGAATAAAATGCAAGAGGTAACGAGTTGTTCATAAGATATCTCATTTATTTGATGTTTCATCTCACGCTAGGGATAGACATAGGATTTAGTTGGGGTATGATTAGAATACCATTCGGTTAGTGGTTCATGTTTTTCGTGGGCgattaacaattttaaatgttctgtgtgtgtgtgtgggtgtttgTGTGGCAAATAATTATTAACTAATCTTCGGCATATAACAATTGGAATGATTTAGTAATCGCAGAACTCAAATATTAGTAATAGTAGATAATACTGACCGGATCAAAGCCAAGCCAAAGCAAAAGTTTAACAAATAATACGTAAAATCATGTTTCGGATGATATGCTATATGCTATTGGTTTTGGTCTGGTTTCATTTGGCTCAGACATTGGTCCAGCGTTCGAAATGGTTCAGTTTTGTCAGACTTTAAAAGTTAAGAACGACACAACCCCATGCAGCTTAACTAGGTACGCAGTTGAACGGGTGCATCCGCGGGTTAGGTGCCCTCACAGCTTGGTGTCGTCGTAGGCCTGTTCGCCGGAGGCATTGGGTATGACCACCACCATGGGCAGGGAACTGGACTCGTGCAGCAGCTCGCTGCTAACCGAGATCTGCCGCGATGCCCGATGataaccaccaccaccaccaaacACCGAGTCAACATGCATTAGGTCGAGCGTGCTACCGCTCagatcgttaccattgcccaGGTGCAGGCCACCGCCACCTGAGCCACCATGACCCCCTCCTCCGGGAACACCCACCAGAGTGCTCAGGCTCTGCAGGGAATGCGAGCTAACGCTCCGATTGTACTCCGCATGCAAGTactggttgttgttgttgttgtggttgctTATCTTGACCCCGTACTGCATCTGATCATCGGATGGCGAACCGAACTCGGATGACTCGCGGATGGGTGCTAATTGCAGTTGTGCGGCTGCCGCCAACATCTCACCTGTGGGACTCGGTCGCTCGCTACTGGCCACATCCTCGTAGGCCTCCTCGTTGAGAGTCTGCAGGGTGCCGCAGATCATCTGCTCCTCCAGCGTCACCTAACAATGAACCATCTATATTAGCTAAGGCCTTTACTATATCACATACATATTTGATTTGTTATGGGGTTTTGCACAAATGTGGGCTTAGAATTTTGGGTTTCAGTCTGTGTCACTTAGTGTCTGAGCTTTACCTGCAAATACTCGTAGTCATGCACTTTTGACTGCATTTCGTTTCGGTTTGTTAAAATGGTCGGAATAAGAATAGATCAAAGCACATGAGTTAGAGCGAATCGGTCTTTTGAAGATGCTGCTGCCCGATCCTACAATTTCTAACCACGAGAGGGCTCATCTTACCTGTTTCTCCATATGGCTCACGGAGTTCTTCCGCGACAAGGACTCTCTGGGTGGCTGCATGAGGGCATCCGTAACATCCTTGATCATCGGGACATTCGATGGAGCCTCTAGAGCGGCGGGCTGCTGTGGCTGACGCGGCTGCTTCCTGGGCATGCGCTCGCATTCCCGCAGAGTGGTGATCAGCAGGCGGAACAACTCCCAGTGGCCAAAGCTCAGGCCCAGAACCTATCCATAGGGCAATAATAAATAAGGGAAAACTAAAGGAATCTAGTTAGAACACTACCGATTTCAGATCCGGCATATCACAGTGCTTCAGCACACGTCCATTGATGGCATTCTCGCGGAGCACGGGCGCCAGTTTGGCCAACGCCGGCTTCATATCCTCAATGCGCTCCAGCAGGCTGATGACTCCCTCCACGGTTAAGTCGGTCAGCTTGGTTTGCAAGATGTCATCCTgtgttaaatattatataagcTTTATAATCAATTCCTTTCTTATAATGTACAATATAAAACTTACACCAAATGAATCACTTGGCGAGTTAATCAGTGGAGTAACTGGCTCGGTGCTCGAGCTGAGATTCCTAGAGCGCAGCTCATTGGCAGGATACTCGTTCTGGAACATTTGGTAGGGTGGAAAGGCCTGGGGCGAAGGCACATAGGTGGTGGGCGCTGGGAATTGACGCATGGTATTGGAAACGCTGGGTCTTGCCTGTATCACTAGGGAACCCTCGTCCTCGATAGTTTGCTGGTCCTCTGTGGATGTCATTTCAATTAGATCCTGTGTTCGATCTTCAGTTTTCTTAAAAACTCACCCTTTAAGACCTTTCTTAGGTAAGGATCCAGATTAATGGTGAACGGCAAAAAGATTCGCAGATCCGCCACCAATAGATCTGATTTGTGCAGCTGCAGGAAGGCGTCCAACTTTCGTTCATCGCGATCCAATTCCAGGAGCGGAGCAGCCTCCCTCAAGTAGGCGAGCTTTGGACGAAGCCTGGTGGGATTTATTAGATTAAATATACGAATCTTTCAAGACTAAATCAAGGGTTTAACTCACTTCTCGTAAACGCTTTGCAGGGACACACTCTCATCCGCATTGCCATCCATGAACTGATCGTGATGTAGCACTATCATACTAGCCCGCAGGGGCCACTGCTCCGTCAGATTTATCCAGGAACTCAGGCGATACCAGCTGAAATCAATCTGGAAGGCCTTGAGCAAGCGCACCGTGATGTAGATCACATTCATCAGGCGGCGCATACTTCGCGGATTCACATCGCTGAAGTAATCATCTGTGAGCACAATGCGGGACAAGTCCAACACGGTCTGCGGATTCTGGCCCAGGCGGTGAAGATTGGAGCCCGTGGAGCTGGCCACGGATTCAGAGAGACGCAGCTTCTTTCCACCGCCCGCACGAGCGGGTCCTCGCAGCTTCTCCTGACTGGAGATTATCTCCGAGGCGTTGGATAACCGACGAGCGGATACAGAGTGACCCAGAGTGGGCCCATCGTCAGTCTGGTAATCTCCCCCTCCACTTCGCTTGAACAGCAGCGCTGTCATCTGCGCTCGCTGCACCTTTCTCAATCCAGAATTCTGTAGATAAACAGGGAGATGCACCAAGTTCCTGAGGAAATCGTGTCCTCCAATTCCGCCCTCCGTGAACAGCCGTCGACTGTTGGCTTCCGCCGCTTTGGCAATGACATGGGGATCCACAGAGATGAGCAGCACAAATGGTCGATTGGGTGAGGAAAGAAGGGTTTGTACAGCGTTCAAGAGGGTGAGAATCCTCTCCGTGTCGCACGAATCCAAGGCATCAATTACGCCCACCAAGCGACTCTGCTGAGTGGTGAACGCATCCAGGCACTTGACCATGTCCGTCATTACGGCCACCTCTGCTCCCAGCATGGTCAACGGAGCAGACTCACTGGACCGAACGGCTCTCTTCAGCAGACGAATGTGGGAGGTGAACAGGGATACAAACACCTTGGCCAGGACATGGAGATGCGTGCAGATGAGGGTGCCCATGACTGCGGCAATTACATAGAGACCCACTAGGATCTGTTCCTTCTGTTCCTTTTGCTCCTTCTGCTCCTTAGGATCCTCCTTATCGGCAAACGTGAAGTAGACCACGATGAGGGAGATGCCAGAGGTCAGGGTAACAAGTGCCAGTTCGAAGATCAACACGATGGGAATGCAGCACATGCGGCGCCATCGCCAGCCCACATCCACCTTCAAGCACTTGGGCCGGAAGGCTCGATACAAGCGCGTGGCCAGCCATCCATAGTGAGATTCGATGGCATCGAGGAGGGAGGCCAGCATATGGGCCACTGCTCCATCGCCCGTTGGCGAAGCACTATTGGCCTCAGCAAAGTGAAACCGCACGGGTTTGGCCTGTGAATCCGACTGGGGTCCTGGGGGATGGCAAAAGGCCACCTGTAGTATCAGGCGCAACCTCGTAATCCTCTTCTCCAGGCCATGTTGCACTGAGTAGGCCCACTGCATATCCATTTGATAGTTGCAGTACCTGACAGCCGCCAGGAGCAGATATGCGAGCAGTAGGAATCCCATGCCCGAGGAGGCGCCTACCACTGCCGACTTGGTGCTTAGTCCCACAATCGTCCCAATAAGCAGAGCCAGATGAAAGCAGACAATGAAAAGCAGACCGCTTGTTCGGATCGGGGGTTCCGCCCATTGGCGCGCAAAGTTGTTCATCTCGTCGCGCAGCTTGTTTAGCAGAAAGCTCTTCCCACTGCCCCACTTGGCATAGAGTCCAACGGTGATGGGCGTGGTTAATGTCGGCTCACTGAGCACATCCGCCAGGGCGGAGGAATAGAGTTCGTAGCCCAGCATGCCCTCGGAATCCTCGTTGGTGTTCAGCCGTCTGGCGCCGAACACTTGACCCAATATGGTCTTCTGGTGCAGGGAGTCAATGTTGTACGGGGTTTCTCCGGCCTTGTTGGCCCGGTACAGAAGCTGGCTGTGCTTGGGATTCCGCAGGAGAGCCTCCACAATTGCCTTGCTCCTTGCCCGCATCGCAATGTGCAGGCAGGTGTCGCCTCTTTTGTCACTGGCAGTCACCTTGGCCTTCCGATCCAGCAACATGTGCACAATCTCCAAGTTCCGATTCCTAACGGCTCTCAGCAGGGGAGTATCCCCATCCTTGGTGCAGGATTCCAGGTCGGGATTGGTGGCCAGCAGTAGTTTCACAATCGGCGTGTGTCCCTTTTCCACCGCAGTGTAAATGGCCGTCTTGCGATCTTTTCCCTGTATATCCACATCAGCATGTTTTTTGAGCAAGGCCTCCACCACAGTTCGGTGGCCTGCCTTCACAGCATGGATGAGGGGTGTATCTGCTCCACGGTCCTGGATATTTATGTAGGCACCAGCTGCAATCAGGGAGGCAGCTATATCCTGGAAGCCCTCTCGACTCGCTATGCAAAGAGCGGTCATTCCGTCCTTGTCCAAGGCATTTACATTGGGTTTCTTCTCGAGCAGGGAACTAACGCAATCTGTGTGGCCACCGGCAGCTGCCACGAGGAGCGGTGTCCACGAGTACATGCCCGCGGTGTCCACATTGGCTCCAGCCTTAACCAAAGTATCCACAATCTCCACATTTCCTCGCCTGCAGGCCCAAACAAGCGCCGTCGTTCCATATTTATCACCCACATTCACTTTAGCGCCGCGTTGCACCAGAAGCTCCACGATGTCCTTGTAGCCACGCCCTGCCGCCCACAACAGGGCGCCCAGATGGTAGTTACCATGGGCATTGCCATCGGCTCCTTTGTCCAGCAGAAGGCGCACCAGCTCCGTGTGCCCTCGGTAGGCAGCCCACATCAAACTGGTCCAGCCACCCTGGGAAGACATTCAATGATTAGCTTGATTCGGAATTGCAATTTGAGGATAGGACTCACCATATCGCGATGCTCCACCTCGGCTCCATGGTCTAGCAGCAGTTGGACCACATCAAAGTGGCCATTCCGGGAGGCACACAGCAGTGCAGTCCAGTTATCCAAGTCCTCCGCTTGGACATCGGCACCACGGGCCAGGAATTCCCGGACAAAGGCAGTCAGACCACGTCCAGCAACTACCATCAACACTGTGGTGGCATTCTGCAGGATATTCAAAAGGTtccatatttttaaaactagttTTTAACCAAAAGGACAGAATGATCGCTATACTTAAGATATGGTGTTCCCATAAAATATTCTGTTTGATGAATCTTTAGAAACTGTTGTTTCCAATGTTTAAGAACCTCACCTCATCCCGATCATCGATGGTGAGATGTCGGCTATCCAAAATAGCGCGCAGACCGGAAATATCATTGTTATCGATGTACTGCAACAAGGCGCGATGTCCCAGCGAACCCATGGAGTCTCCGTAGCGATTTATGTTCTGCACAAAGAGGTATCGAATTAGTGGGTTTCAAAATATAAGTATTATACAATCTTAAAATTAATACTTCAACCGAACATCATGCAAATAAAAACTGTTGGTTTTTAGCTAAACTTGTACCAGTTATTCGTGTTAAGAAGCAATTAAAACGCAGAAACTATaactcatatttaaaaatgttgcaaCATTTGGTAGGGGAAATACAACGATTAGAGACTTCCGTCGCCTCCAGGGGGTCAGAGTTGAACAATTCGCATGCTTAACTTAAAGCCAAAAGAACCACAACATTGGGAAGTAGTTATTCTTATACAAACAGAATATGTTTATCTTAGTGCTTAATAATGGTGTATTGTTCAAATTATCCATAGGTTCATGATTGAGTCATGGAACTTTATTGCCAATAAATTAGTTATGTGGGTTATAAAAAGCCACCACCACCAATCACCGAAAAACGGTTCTCCAAGAAATCAAAATACAATGGAAGGTTATAGGCGATATTTGTGggaattttctaaaaatatcaAAGGGTAATTCCTGGGACTCATATCTTCAGCGTTGAGACATGCAAGAGTGCACGATATCTAAGTCCCTGGTTAAATAGATATTCATCTAGTCGGGTAATCGCACATCTTAACGATAACGTCACAGATTGCcatatttgttatttgaaCAATTGCCAACCACCACCTCTCACGCATTGCAGTAGCTTGGctttaatttatttgcttattCTAATTAATTTTGTTGAACCTTCGGTCT contains:
- the LOC119551300 gene encoding kinase D-interacting substrate of 220 kDa isoform X6 translates to MESKSAKNINRYGDSMGSLGHRALLQYIDNNDISGLRAILDSRHLTIDDRDENATTVLMVVAGRGLTAFVREFLARGADVQAEDLDNWTALLCASRNGHFDVVQLLLDHGAEVEHRDMGGWTSLMWAAYRGHTELVRLLLDKGADGNAHGNYHLGALLWAAGRGYKDIVELLVQRGAKVNVGDKYGTTALVWACRRGNVEIVDTLVKAGANVDTAGMYSWTPLLVAAAGGHTDCVSSLLEKKPNVNALDKDGMTALCIASREGFQDIAASLIAAGAYINIQDRGADTPLIHAVKAGHRTVVEALLKKHADVDIQGKDRKTAIYTAVEKGHTPIVKLLLATNPDLESCTKDGDTPLLRAVRNRNLEIVHMLLDRKAKVTASDKRGDTCLHIAMRARSKAIVEALLRNPKHSQLLYRANKAGETPYNIDSLHQKTILGQVFGARRLNTNEDSEGMLGYELYSSALADVLSEPTLTTPITVGLYAKWGSGKSFLLNKLRDEMNNFARQWAEPPIRTSGLLFIVCFHLALLIGTIVGLSTKSAVVGASSGMGFLLLAYLLLAAVRYCNYQMDMQWAYSVQHGLEKRITRLRLILQVAFCHPPGPQSDSQAKPVRFHFAEANSASPTGDGAVAHMLASLLDAIESHYGWLATRLYRAFRPKCLKVDVGWRWRRMCCIPIVLIFELALVTLTSGISLIVVYFTFADKEDPKEQKEQKEQKEQILVGLYVIAAVMGTLICTHLHVLAKVFVSLFTSHIRLLKRAVRSSESAPLTMLGAEVAVMTDMVKCLDAFTTQQSRLVGVIDALDSCDTERILTLLNAVQTLLSSPNRPFVLLISVDPHVIAKAAEANSRRLFTEGGIGGHDFLRNLVHLPVYLQNSGLRKVQRAQMTALLFKRSGGGDYQTDDGPTLGHSVSARRLSNASEIISSQEKLRGPARAGGGKKLRLSESVASSTGSNLHRLGQNPQTVLDLSRIVLTDDYFSDVNPRSMRRLMNVIYITVRLLKAFQIDFSWYRLSSWINLTEQWPLRASMIVLHHDQFMDGNADESVSLQSVYEKLRPKLAYLREAAPLLELDRDERKLDAFLQLHKSDLLVADLRIFLPFTINLDPYLRKVLKEDQQTIEDEGSLVIQARPSVSNTMRQFPAPTTYVPSPQAFPPYQMFQNEYPANELRSRNLSSSTEPVTPLINSPSDSFGDDILQTKLTDLTVEGVISLLERIEDMKPALAKLAPVLRENAINGRVLKHCDMPDLKSVLGLSFGHWELFRLLITTLRECERMPRKQPRQPQQPAALEAPSNVPMIKDVTDALMQPPRESLSRKNSVSHMEKQSKVHDYEYLQVTLEEQMICGTLQTLNEEAYEDVASSERPSPTGEMLAAAAQLQLAPIRESSEFGSPSDDQMQYGVKISNHNNNNNQYLHAEYNRSVSSHSLQSLSTLVGVPGGGGHGGSGGGGLHLGNELDSPSAGAAMTTPLLGSSGSSSVQQPTGRDSILKQQGSVKADKRVSIQQAATNNNNNNGNKLTPNVEYVSERQAEAQGSSKRLTTKPPSGPRPASLIITRNDSNSQFQLLRSSSVDYDDVEAQEHRTTIRTTLLEQQEEEESAPFVFTVRK
- the LOC119551300 gene encoding kinase D-interacting substrate of 220 kDa isoform X2, coding for MPKDGHPRKPQKQAAITEETPISESTTPTTPATSASPSSPSRITGHSTIGALVSNLHHHDLQSLHQPLLESEERVITAVNHRNPRQTHRGYGTERKPHSSLPRFVIDIEEETDAAVAAADGKGPSPSPSQEHEEHSNQSPSRRFSHFNLALRRFSHIHAHNINRYGDSMGSLGHRALLQYIDNNDISGLRAILDSRHLTIDDRDENATTVLMVVAGRGLTAFVREFLARGADVQAEDLDNWTALLCASRNGHFDVVQLLLDHGAEVEHRDMGGWTSLMWAAYRGHTELVRLLLDKGADGNAHGNYHLGALLWAAGRGYKDIVELLVQRGAKVNVGDKYGTTALVWACRRGNVEIVDTLVKAGANVDTAGMYSWTPLLVAAAGGHTDCVSSLLEKKPNVNALDKDGMTALCIASREGFQDIAASLIAAGAYINIQDRGADTPLIHAVKAGHRTVVEALLKKHADVDIQGKDRKTAIYTAVEKGHTPIVKLLLATNPDLESCTKDGDTPLLRAVRNRNLEIVHMLLDRKAKVTASDKRGDTCLHIAMRARSKAIVEALLRNPKHSQLLYRANKAGETPYNIDSLHQKTILGQVFGARRLNTNEDSEGMLGYELYSSALADVLSEPTLTTPITVGLYAKWGSGKSFLLNKLRDEMNNFARQWAEPPIRTSGLLFIVCFHLALLIGTIVGLSTKSAVVGASSGMGFLLLAYLLLAAVRYCNYQMDMQWAYSVQHGLEKRITRLRLILQVAFCHPPGPQSDSQAKPVRFHFAEANSASPTGDGAVAHMLASLLDAIESHYGWLATRLYRAFRPKCLKVDVGWRWRRMCCIPIVLIFELALVTLTSGISLIVVYFTFADKEDPKEQKEQKEQKEQILVGLYVIAAVMGTLICTHLHVLAKVFVSLFTSHIRLLKRAVRSSESAPLTMLGAEVAVMTDMVKCLDAFTTQQSRLVGVIDALDSCDTERILTLLNAVQTLLSSPNRPFVLLISVDPHVIAKAAEANSRRLFTEGGIGGHDFLRNLVHLPVYLQNSGLRKVQRAQMTALLFKRSGGGDYQTDDGPTLGHSVSARRLSNASEIISSQEKLRGPARAGGGKKLRLSESVASSTGSNLHRLGQNPQTVLDLSRIVLTDDYFSDVNPRSMRRLMNVIYITVRLLKAFQIDFSWYRLSSWINLTEQWPLRASMIVLHHDQFMDGNADESVSLQSVYEKLRPKLAYLREAAPLLELDRDERKLDAFLQLHKSDLLVADLRIFLPFTINLDPYLRKVLKEDQQTIEDEGSLVIQARPSVSNTMRQFPAPTTYVPSPQAFPPYQMFQNEYPANELRSRNLSSSTEPVTPLINSPSDSFGDDILQTKLTDLTVEGVISLLERIEDMKPALAKLAPVLRENAINGRVLKHCDMPDLKSVLGLSFGHWELFRLLITTLRECERMPRKQPRQPQQPAALEAPSNVPMIKDVTDALMQPPRESLSRKNSVSHMEKQVTLEEQMICGTLQTLNEEAYEDVASSERPSPTGEMLAAAAQLQLAPIRESSEFGSPSDDQMQYGVKISNHNNNNNQYLHAEYNRSVSSHSLQSLSTLVGVPGGGGHGGSGGGGLHLGNELDSPSAGAAMTTPLLGSSGSSSVQQPTGRDSILKQQGSVKADKRVSIQQAATNNNNNNGNKLTPNVEYVSERQAEAQGSSKRLTTKPPSGPRPASLIITRNDSNSQFQLLRSSSVDYDDVEAQEHRTTIRTTLLEQQEEEESAPFVFTVRK